The following is a genomic window from Niabella soli DSM 19437.
CATCGCTTCTGCCAAAGGGATTTTGGACCTGGTGAAAATGGATGATATGTACGATGCTGCCGGGGAATATTGGAAGCTGATGGAGACCTGTGTGCAAAAGCTGGATTATTATGTTTCACAAACAATTCAGTTTTATAAAACCGCCCGGTTCGATGTTCGGCCCGAATCAGTTAATTTTAAAGAGCTCATAGATTCCCTGATACGGTTATACAAGAGCCTGGGAAATGCAAAAGGTATTAACTTTCAGGTACAGGTGGATGAACAATATCCCTTTTTGGGCGATGCGTTCCGGGCTGAGGTGATTATTGCCAATTTATTATCGAACGCCGTAAAATGCCAGCGTCAGGAGGAACCGGACAAGATGGTAAAAATTGATGTACTGACGCTGAAAAAAGAAGCAGTTATTGCTGTAACGGATAATGGAATCGGGATTAATGAAAATGATCGGGAAAGGATCTTTGATCAGTTTTATAAAAGTACGAATGTGGAAGGGATAGGATTGGGGTTGTATATTTTAAAAGAATCGCTGGCGAAATTAAATGGTACCATAGAAGTGCAGTCCCGCCTGGGGGAAGGCAGTACCTTTAAAGTAGTGATTCCCAATTACGACGAAGCCACCACTGCATAATTGTTGATTCATCCGTTATCGCCGCAGGGGCCGGCAATGAATTTTAAAATTAAATTTTTATGAAGCTAACTTATTATTATTTTCTTTCTTTTTTGATCCTTACATCCTGTACCATGCAAAACCGCAACCCGCAGCCATCCGCCGGAGGCAGTGAAAGTAATCCGTTATTTCAGGAAAGTACGCTTCCCTATCATACCATCCCCTTTGATAAAATAAAAGAAACAGATTTTGTTCCCGCATTTGAAAAAGGAATGCAGGAAGAGATGAAAGAGGTCGATCATATTGCAACGGATACGGCAATACCATCGTTTGAAAATGTTTTTGTAGCGCTCGAAAGATCGGGCCAGGTATTGAAGCGTACCAATCTGGCTTTTAACGTGCTCACCAGCGCTAATACGGATGACCGGTTGCAGCAAATACAGGAAGCAATGGCAGCGCGGCTTTCAGCCCATTCCGATTCAATCTATATGAACGCAAAGCTATTTCA
Proteins encoded in this region:
- a CDS encoding hybrid sensor histidine kinase/response regulator, whose product is MSGINVLYVDDEQQNLNSFMAAFRRKFKVFLATSVAAAFETLEKEPIHVLVSDQRMPEITGVEFLKQAKEKYPDIPRILLTGYTDVEVLADAVNEGDIYRYITKPWDELEVVNSILNAYDRFKASKDLQEKMEELQKTNDSLNRFVYSVSHELRAPIASAKGILDLVKMDDMYDAAGEYWKLMETCVQKLDYYVSQTIQFYKTARFDVRPESVNFKELIDSLIRLYKSLGNAKGINFQVQVDEQYPFLGDAFRAEVIIANLLSNAVKCQRQEEPDKMVKIDVLTLKKEAVIAVTDNGIGINENDRERIFDQFYKSTNVEGIGLGLYILKESLAKLNGTIEVQSRLGEGSTFKVVIPNYDEATTA